The Penicillium oxalicum strain HP7-1 chromosome VI, whole genome shotgun sequence genome window below encodes:
- a CDS encoding Uricase: MASLAAARYGKDNVRVYKVHRDEKTGVQTVVEMTVCVLLEGEIDTSYTKADNSVVVATDSIKNTIYITAKQQPVTPPELFGSILGSHFIEKYPHIHVAHVNIITHRWVRMTIDGKAHPHSFLKDSPETRNVQVDVTEGKGIDITSSINGLTVLKSTGSQFWGFVRDEFTTLKETWDRILSTQVDAKWQWRRFNDVQHVKANLDKFDGAWETARNTTLKTFAEDNSASVQATMYKMSEQILAAVPLVETVEYALPNIHYFEIDLSWHKGLKNTGKDAEVYAPQSGPNGLIKCTVDRSGQKARL; this comes from the exons atggCATCTTTGGCGGCTGCTCGCTACGGCAAGGACAATGTCCGAGTGTACAAGGTGCACCGGGATGAGAAGACGGGCGTTCAGACCGTCGTGGAAATGACCGTCTGCGTCTTGCTCGAGGGCGAGATTGATACTTC CTACACCAAGGCGGATAACAGCGTCGTGGTAGCCACCGACTCCATCAAGAACACCATCTACATCACCGCCAAGCAACAGCCCGTCACGCCCCCCGAACTCTTTGGGTCCATCCTCGGCTCCCACTTCATCGAAAAGTACCCCCACATCCACGTCGCCCATGTCAATATCATCACGCACCGATGGGTGCGCATGACCATTGACGGCAAGGCTCACCCGCACTCGTTCCTCAAGGACAGCCCGGAAACCCGCAACGTCCAGGTGGACGTGACCGAGGGCAAGGGCATCGATATCACATCCTCCATCAATGGGTTGACCGTCCTGAAGAGCACCGGTTCCCAATTCTGGGGCTTTGTCCGCGATGAATTCACCACGCTCAAGGAGACTTGGGACCGGATCCTCAGCACCCAGGTGGATGCTAAGTGGCAGTGGCGCCGCTTCAATGATGTGCAGCATGTCAAGGCCAATCTGGACAAGTTTGATGGTGCCTGGGAGACCGCCCGAAACACCACGTTGAAGACGTTTGCCGAAGATAACTCGGCAAGTGTCCAGGCGACCATGTACAAGATGAGCGAGCAGATCTTGGCCGCTGTACCCCTGGTGGAGACGGTCGAGTATGCCTTGCCAAACATCCACTACTTTGAAATCG ATCTGAGCTGGCACAAGGGTCTGAAGAACACGGGCAAGGATGCGGAGGTGTATGCGCCTCAGTCCGGACCCAACGGCCTCATCAAGTGTACGGTGGACCGCTCCGGCCAAAAGGCCCGCCTGTAG
- a CDS encoding 54S ribosomal protein L23 — translation MSQTVGKTRLAYSRAWHYVDAGSDSRSLGRLASSIALVLMGKHKPIYDPSTDCGDYVVVAGCHDLRTTGKKRFQKKYYTHTTRPGSLKSMTMDQMFTKWGGGEVLRRAVKGMLPKNRLQEPRLARLKTFEGLAHPYKENIVKFGNKSTMDYPEVRAAFEEANPSA, via the exons ATGTCGCAGACGGTTGGAAAG ACTCGTTTGGCCTATTCTCGGGCATGGCACTACGTCGACGCCGGGTCCGACTCTCGATCTCTCGGTCGTCTTGCTTCCTCTATTGCCCTTGTTCTCATGGGTAAGCACAAGCCGATCTATGACCCTTCGACGGATTGCGGCGACTATGTCGTTGTTGCCGGGTGCCATGATCTGCGGACCACTGGGAAGAAGCGCTTCCAGAAGAAATACTACACCCACACGACTCGTCCCGGTAGCTTGAAGAGTATGACGATGGATCAAATGTTCACAAAAtggggtggtggtgaagttCTGCGCCGCGCGGTCAAGGGCATGTTGCCCAAGAACCGGCTGCAGGAGCCGCGCTTGGCCCGTCTGAAAA CTTTCGAGGGCCTCGCGCATCCCTACAAGGAGAACATTGTCAAGTTTGGAAACAAGTCAACCATGGACTACCCCGAGGTCCGGGCTGCCTTTGAGGAGGCCAACCCTTCAGCATAA
- a CDS encoding 40S ribosomal protein S16, whose protein sequence is MASTASVQCFGKKKTATAVAHCKAGKGLIKVNGQPLSLVQPEILRFKVYEPLLIVGADKFAGVDIRVRVTGGGHTSQVYAIRQAIAKSIVAYYQKYVDEHSKNQLKQAFVQYDRTLLVADNRRAEPKKFGGRGARARYQKSYR, encoded by the exons ATGGCTTCTACCGCGAGTGTGCAATGCTtcggcaagaagaagacgg CCACCGCCGTCGCCCACTGCAAG GCAGGCAAGGGCCTCATCAAGGTTAACGGCCAGCCTCTCTCCCTGGTCCAGCCCGAGATCCTCCGCTTCAAG GTCTACGAGCCCCTCCTGATCGTCGGTGCTGACAAGTTCGCCGGTGTCGACATCCGTGTTCGCGTCactggtggtggtcacaCTTCCCAGGTCTACGCCATCCGTCAGGCCATCGCCAAGTCCATCGTTGCCTACTACCAGAAGTACGTCGATGAGCACTCCAAGAACCAGCTCAAGCAGGCCTTCGTTCAGTACGACCGCACCCTCCTGGTTGCCGACAACCGTCGCGCTGAGCCCAAGAAGTTCGGTGGTCGCGGTGCCCGTGCCCGTTACCAGAAGTCTTACCGTTAA
- a CDS encoding DNA polymerase alpha catalytic subunit, which yields MSSAREKLAELRALRAAGKKRLSTYEIEDQGDIYDEVDDDGYKKVIRSRLDQDDFVVDDNGAGYADDGREVWNERTAEYDSDESDELPARGKAAKRKREEEKQRKEKINNGISKYFNSGNASASAPKPKPVATAEDEAFMKDLLGEVDTNIISNSIPTRNLVKSETRRKVRVLSPPISERRTRDHIDNKSENDIPSSPMKDQSALHSDNFDDGPLPQADDDDIDMGDPMPSSPISKAVERKTIATAIKKEESDDEDIDMMDVAEATYSSNVKTSSVNMTGSRPPPKLKKEILPTPASSSPVKMAAEVMDASWNDIQSKLNVVSSPAPEMRSFGKVRAQDVVEEDGTLRMFWLDYTEVNGSLCLFGKVKNKQTGSFVSAFVKIDNILRKLYFLPREYRHKQGRQTDDEVEMEDVYEEVDGLMSRMRVGMHKIKPCTRKYAFEMPGVPRETEYLKLLYPYDKPALPMETKGETYSHVFGTNTSLFEQFVLWKNIMGPCWLKIEEADFSAVNNASWCKFECQAPKPALISPVPETENLDTPPLTLMSLSFRHQLNVKDNKQEILMASARVYENVSLTDTTPAEKLPCKTFTVMRPAGPSYPIHFEAETKKQRGTFMLEKSEQFLLSKFLALFEKMDPDVIMGHQLQDVDLGILLNRMREKKTPGWHRIGRLRRTEWPKLNRGGGGFFIERQLIAGRLLCDVSNDMGKSLMMKCQSWSLSEMCQLYLGEGNNRQELDVEAALKTWASSKDGLMNLVNHCDTDTYFVAALVLRLQMLPLTKVLTNIAGNSWARTLSGTRAERNEYILLHEFHRNKYICPDKYSSRLQKAEEKLLEGDDDDAADKKKKDKYKGGLVFEPEKGLYDRFVLVMDFNSLYPSIIQEYNICFTTVDRQATSENENEEKVPDVPSSDQEQGILPRLIATLVGRRREVKKLMKDKRATPEQLALWDTKQLAFKLTANSMYGCLGYTQSRFYARPLAMLTTFKGREILRSTKELAESKQLRVIYGDTDSVMINTNMDTISDAIKVGEDFKRTVNERYRLLEIDIDNIFRRLLLHAKKKYAAVNLTEVDGKYVETLEVKGLDMKRREYCALSKEASQRLLNEILSGEDQEVVLNKVHDYLRELAEKMKEFAVPVQKYVIYTKLSKSPDQYPNKETMPPAQVALRDIARGKTIRPGDVISYIVTSGDAETSSLPPAKRSYSPQDVLKPSSGLKPDVEFYLLKQIFPPIERLCAPIPGTDAVRLAECLGLDARKYQINTSSSTRQQDSEIYPLESQIPDSVRFANSVRLTLQCRFCKEQSVFEGLANSPQMCSANGVICPNQSCQKPFSVLTITAQLETQIREQTARYYEGWLVCDDSACGNRTRQISVYGHRCLGPRGRAEGCLGRMAYEYSEKQMYNQLLYFAGLWDVDKAKAGAAKETGEKKDSIAALAEFNRVRFGTIKSVVDGYLKKCGRQWVEMDTLFRFMIQQ from the exons ATGTCGTCTGCTCGAGAGAAGCTAGCGGAGCTCAGAGCTCTCCGCGCCGCTGGAAAGAAGCGTCTCTCAACATACGAGATTGAAGATCAAGGCGACATTTACGATGAGGTCGACGATGACGGTTACAAGAAGGTTATTCGCAGTCGCCTCGACCAGGACGACTTTGTCGTAGACGACAATGGTGCTGGATACGCcgatgatggaagagaggTGTGGAATGAGCGAACTGCTGAGTACGATAGCGACGAGAGCGATGAATTGCCAGCCCGAGGCAAAGCCGCGAAGAGAAAGCgtgaggaagagaaacagcgaaaggagaagatcaacaaCGGGATCTCGAAGTACTTCAACAGTGGCAATGCTTCTGCGTCGGCTCCAAAGCCTAAG CCGGTTGCGACTGCCGAGGACGAAGCCTTCATGAAAGACCTCCTAGGTGAGGTCGATACCAACATCATTTCGAACAGCATTCCTACCAGAAATTTGGTCAAGTCAGAGACACGCCGCAAAGTTCGAgttctttcccctcccatctCTGAACGCCGAACCCGCGACCACATCGACAATAAAAGCGAGAATGACATCCCCAGTTCACCCATGAAAGACCAATCCGCGCTTCACTCCGACAACTTCGATGATGGCCCTCTACCGCAAGCGGATGACGACGACATTGACATGGGCGACCCCATGCCCTCGTCTCCGATCAGCAAGGCGGTTGAGCGGAAAACGATAGCGACCGCgatcaagaaggaggagtccGATGATGAAGACATTGATATGATGGACGTCGCCGAAGCCACCTATTCTTCGAATGTCAAGACCTCCAGTGTAAACATGACCGGAAGCAGACCACCGCCCAAGTTGAAAAAAGAGATTCTTCCCACGCCAGCTAGCTCCTCGCCTGTGAAGATGGCAGCGGAGGTCATGGATGCCTCCTGGAATGACATTCAGAGCAAGTTGAATGTTGTCAGCAGTCCTGCGCCAGAAATGAGGTCCTTTGGGAAAGTGCGCGCTCAGGacgtggtggaggaagatggcactTTGCGCATGTTCTGGCTCGACTACACTGAAGTCAATGGCAGTCTCTGCCTGTTTGGTAAAGTCAAGAACAAGCAAACCGGTTCGTTTGTCAGTGCTTTTGTGAAGATTGACAACATCTTGAGGAAACTCTACTTTCTCCCTCGCGAATATCGACACAAGCAAGGAAGGCAAACAGATGACGAGGTTGAAATGGAGGATGTTTACGAAGAGGTCGACGGGCTAATGTCGAGGATGCGTGTGGGTATGCATAAGATCAAACCATGCACCCGCAAGTACGCGTTCGAGATGCCTGGTGTCCCAAGGGAGACGGAATATCTCAAGCTGCTATACCCTTACGATAAGCCAGCATTGCCTATGGAGACCAAAGGCGAGACATATTCGCATGTTTTTGGAACAAACACATCCCTGTTCGAGCAGTTTGTGCTGTGGAAGAACATCATGGGTCCTTGCTGGCTCAAAATTGAAGAGGCCGATTTCTCTGCCGTTAACAATGCATCCTGGTGCAAGTTTGAATGCCAGGCCCCGAAGCCAGCCCTGATCAGTCCGGTTCCAGAAACGGAAAATCTCGACACTCCCCCATTGACACTGATGAGCTTGTCCTTCCGACACCAACTCAACGTGAAGGACAACAAGCAAGAAATTCTCATGGCCAGTGCGAGAGTATACGAGAACGTGTCACTCACAGACACGACGCCAGCAGAGAAGCTTCCCTGCAAGACATTTACAGTTATGCGGCCTGCAGGGCCATCCTACCCGATCCATTTTGAAGCCGAAACAAAGAAGCAGCGAGGTACATTCAtgctggagaagagcgaGCAGTTCTTGCTCAGTAAGTTTCTGGCTTTATTTGAGAAAATGGATCCCGATGTGATCATGGGTCATCAATTGCAGGATGTTGATCTCGGTATTCTTCTGAATCGGATGCGGGAAAAGAAGACTCCTGGGTGGCACCGGATCGGACGACTTCGACGTACCGAATGGCCCAAGCTGAATAGGGGCGGAGGTGGCTTTTTCATTGAAAGACAGCTCATTGCCGGCCGTCTACTTTGTGATGTTTCAAACGACATGGGCAAGTCCCTCATGATGAAGTGTCAGTCGTGGAGCCTTTCAGAAATGTGTCAGCTATACCTGGGAGAGGGAAACAACCGCCAGGAACTCGATGTTGAGGCAGCTCTCAAGACGTGGGCCTCGTCCAAAGATGGCCTAATGAATTTGGTCAATCACTGCGACACTGACACTTACTTCGTTGCCGCCCTGGTTTTACGTCTGCAAATGCTCCCGCTTACGAAAGTGCTCACAAATATCGCCGGTAACTCCTGGGCACGTACGCTAAGCGGTACGCGCGCCGAGCGCAACGAGTACATTCTGTTGCACGAGTTCCATCGAAACAAGTATATTTGTCCGGACAAGTACTCGTCTCGGTTGCAAAAGGCCGAGGAAAAGCTTCTCGAaggcgatgatgacgatgccgctgacaagaagaaaaaggacaagtACAAGGGCGGTCTTGTCTTCGAACCAGAGAAGGGTCTTTACGACCGATTTGTCTTGGTCATGGATTTCAACAGTTTGTACCCCAGTATTATCCAGGAGTACAATATTTGCTTCACAACGGTCGATCGGCAAGCAACG tctgaaaatgaaaatgaggaAAAGGTTCCGGATGTTCCCTCGTCAGATCAGGAGCAAGGAATCTTGCCGCGACTCATTGCAACATTGGTCGGTCGTCGTCGAGAAGTGAAAAAGCTGATGAAGGATAAACGCGCCACGCCCGAACAGCTTGCTCTGTGGGACACCAAGCAGCTTGCTTTTAAACTTACAGCCAACTCTATGTACGGATGCTTGGGATACACGCAGAGTCGATTCTATGCCCGTCCACTTGCCATGCTCACGACTTTCAAGGGACGTGAGATTCTTCGAAGCACCAAGGAACTTGCTGAAAGCAAGCAGCTGCGGGTCATTTATGGTGATACTGATTCGGTGATGATCAACACCAATATGGATACAATCAGCGATGCCATCAAGGTGGGCGAGGACTTCAAGAGAACCGTCAACGAGAGGTATCGTCTGCTTGAGATTGACATTGATAACATCTTCCGCCGACTGTTGCTGCAcgccaaaaagaaatacgCCGCCGTCAATTTGACAGAGGTTGACGGCAAGTACGTTGAGACCCTTGAGGTGAAGGGTCTCGACATGAAGCGTCGTGAGTACTGTGCGCTTTCCAAGGAAGCTTCTCAAAGGCTCCTGAACGAGATCCTGTCGGGCGAGGACCAGGAAGTCGTTCTCAACAAAGTCCATGACTACTTGCGTGAGCttgcggagaagatgaaagagTTTGCAGTCCCTGTGCAGAAGTATGTCATCTACACCAAACTGTCCAAGAGCCCCGACCAATATCCCAACAAAGAGACCATGCCTCCTGCGCAGGTTGCTCTTCGGGATATTGCTCGAGGCAAGACAATACGACCGGGCGACGTCATTTCCTACATTGTTACGAGCGGAGACGCCGAGACCTCTTCTCTGCCGCCTGCGAAGCGGTCGTACAGCCCGCAGGACGTGCTAAAGCCCTCCTCCGGGCTCAAGCCCGACGTGGAATTTTATCTTCTCAAGCAGATTTTCCCTCCTATCGAGCGTCTGTGTGCTCCCATTCCTGGTACTGACGCCGTTCGTCTCGCGGAATGTCTTGGCCTCGACGCACGCAAGTACCAGATCAACACGTCGAGCTCCACCCGACAGCAGGACTCTGAGATCTACCCGCTTGAATCCCAGATCCCGGACTCGGTGCGATTTGCCAACTCTGTGCGCCTCACCCTGCAATGTCGATTCTGTAAAGAACAGTCAGTGTTTGAGGGACTGGCCAACTCTCCTCAGATGTGCTCTGCCAATGGTGTCATCTGCCCTAACCAGAGTTGCCAGAAGCCGTTCTCCGTCCTGACCATCACCGCTCAGCTGGAGACCCAGATTCGTGAACAAACCGCCCGGTATTACGAAGGCTGGCTCGTTTGCGATGACTCTGCCTGTGGTAACCGCACTCGCCAGATCAGCGTTTATGGCCATCGATGTCTGGGACCGCGTGGCCGTGCCGAGGGCTGCTTGGGTCGGATGGCCTATGAGTATAGCGAGAAGCAGATGTATAACCAGCTTCTCTACTTCGCGGGGCTCTGGGACGTGGACAAGGCAAAGGCCGGTGCTGCCAAGGAGACTggtgagaagaaagacagCATTGCAGCGCTCGCCGAATTCAACCGAGTCCGCTTTGGGACAATCAAGTCCGTGGTGGATGGCTACCTCAAGAAGTGCGGTCGCCAATGGGTCGAGATGGATACCCTCTTTCGCTTTATGATACAACAATAA
- a CDS encoding ATP-dependent RNA helicase dbp2, whose protein sequence is MPKPCEWKRNFMSSNPPDASANSGLSRLSPSVSPPIPHFSDDCRLLDDFASFVLGLDLLEMSVKRVLVIAGSDSSGGAGLEADQRVLAAHGCYALTATTGLTAQNTLGVHDIFVVPSEFVRKQINAGLEDVGADVVKLGMLSSAETVDVIAETLQAHRIPTIVLDPVMISTSGFELLPAKAVTKLRTSLLPLTTILTPNIPEAQLLIKDAGLAASEPESLDDLVDLAKRICSLGPKAVLLKGGHCPLTKDHKVAQSSEDSAIVIDILYDGETAETTFFETEYLVSKNTHGTGCSLASAIAANLSMGKDMKRAVRSAVRFVEAGIKTSSELGQGSGPINHFHSMYTMPFAPGRFLEYILDLPSVHKTWERFIKHDFVEGMGQGTLPVERFKEYLVQDYLYLVQFARSNALASYKSSDMDSIAASARIVLHIQREMSLHLDYCASFGLSKQEMESHPETIACTAYSRYILDVGQSGDWLALQMALAPCLIGYGAVARRLHSDKNTLREGNQYWKWIENYVADDYTEAVRLGSALLEDHVQKVSPNRLEELIRIFIRATELEINFWDMGLSSQKVSRGGDNGYSGGGGYGGGGYGGGGGYGGGGYGGGRGGYGGGGGYGGGAGGGDRMSNLGAGLKTQDWDINNLPKFEKSFYKEHPDVSARSEAEVEAFRKKSEMVVQGRGVPRPVETFDEAGFPAYVLSEVKAQGFERPTAIQSQGWPMALSGRDVVGIAETGSGKTLSYCLPAIVHINAQPLLAPGDGPIVLILAPTRELAVQIQTEISKFGKSSRIRNTCVYGGVPKGPQIRDLSRGVEVCIATPGRLIDMLEAGRTNLRRVTYLVLDEADRMLDMGFEPQIRKIIGQIRPDRQTCMWSATWPKEVRQLAKDFLNDYIQVNIGSMDLSANHRIHQIVEVVPEFEKRDRMIKHMEKIMEDRSNKIIIFTGTKRIADEITRFLRQDGWPALSIHGDKQQQERDWVLNEFKSGKSPIMVATDVASRGIDVRDITHVLNYDYPNNSEDYVHRIGRTGRAGAKGTAITFFTTENSKQARDLVTILTEAKQQIDPRLAEMVRYSGGGGGGGRWGGRGRGGWGGRGRGGGGGVTASNAAPLGGARRW, encoded by the exons ATGCCTAAGCCATGCGAGTGGAAGCGAAACTTTATGTCCAGCAATCCACCCGACGCGTCAGCAAACTCCGGCTTATCGCGCTTATCGCCAAGTGTGTCTCCTCCAATCCCCCACTTTTCCGATGACTGTCGACTTCTTGACGATTTTGCCAGTTTCGTGCTAGGATTGGACCTTTTAGAAATGAGTGTCAAGCGCGTTCTGGTGATCGCAGGCTCTGACAGCTCTGGTGGAGC TGGGCTTGAGGCGGACCAAAGGGTTCTCGCTGCTCATGGCTGTTATGCATTGACAGCAACCACGGGCTTGACTGCCCAAAATACATTGGGTGTTCACGATATATTCGTGGTTCCTTCTGAATTCGTGAGAAAACAAATCAATGCCGGTTTGGAAGATGTCGGCGCCGATGTAGTCAAACTCG GGATGCTCTCTTCGGCCGAGACTGTAGATGTCATCGCGGAGACCTTACAAGCCCATCGTATCCCTACGATCGTGCTTGATCCG GTTATGATCTCGACAAGTGGGTTTGAGCTTCTCCCTGCGAAAGCTGTGACAAAGCTCAGAACCAGTCTACTCCCGTTGACTACGATTTTGACTCCGAATATTCCGGAAGCTCAACTTCTGATCAAAGATGCTGGTCTTGCAGCATCCGAGCCGGAGAGTCTGGATGATCTGGTTGATTTGGCCAAAAGGATTTGCTCGCTGGGGCCGAAGGCGGTTCTTCTAAAGGGTGGACACTGTCCCCTTACCAAAGACCACAAGGTCGCACAGAGCTCTGAGGACTCGGCCATCGTTATCGACATACTTTATGATGGTGAGACTGCGGAGACAACCTTCTTCGAGACAGAGTACCTGGTGTCCAAGAACACTCACGGAACCGGCTGCTCTCTTGCTTCAGCCATCGCAGCCAACCTGTCCATGGGCAAAGATATGAAACGGGCTGTTCGCAGTGCCGTTCGCTTTGTTGAAGCTGGTATCAAGACCAGCTCAGAACTTGGCCAGGGCAGTGGACCCATCAATCACTTCCACTCGATGTATACCATGCCATTTGCACC CGGCCGTTTTCTGGAATACATTCTGGACCTCCCTAGCGTCCACAAGACTTGGGAAAGGTTTATAAAGCATGACTTTGTCGAAGGGATGGGTCAAGGGACATTGCCCGTTGAACGGTTCAAAGAATATCTTGTGCAAGATTATCTCTACCTG GTCCAATTCGCTCGCAGCAATGCTCTCGCATCTTACAAGTCTTCCGACATGGACTCAATAGCAGCG TCTGCTCGAATCGTTCTTCACATTCAGCGGGAAATGTCCCTTCATCTTGATTACTGCGCTTCTTTCGGCTTATCAAAGCAGGAGATGGAGTCTCATCCCGAGACAATTG CATGCACCGCCTACAGTCGATACATCCTGGATGTTGGCCAATCTGGGGACTGGCTTGCCCTTCAAATGGCCCTGGCTCCGTGTCTCATTGGCTATGGTGCTGTTGCCCGACGACTGCACTCGGACAAGAATACCCTGCGAGAGGGTAACCAGTACTGGAAGTGGATTGAAAATTATGTTGCCGATGACTACACAGAAGCTGTACGCCTTGGATCAG CCCTGCTTGAAGACCATGTCCAAAAAGTATCTCCCAATCGCCTGGAAGAGTTGATCCGGATTTTCATTCGGGCCACTGAATTAGAAATTAATTTCTGGGACATGGGGCTGAGCTCCCAGAAAGT CTCTCGCGGTGGTGACAACGGCTACTCAGGCGGTGGCGGCTACGGCGGCGGTGGCTacggcggtggcggtggttACGGCGGCGGTGGATACGGTGGTGGCCGCGGCGGatacggtggtggtggtggctacggcggtggtgctggcgGTGGTGACCGTATGAGCAATCTGGGTGCTGGCCTGAAGACCCAGGACTGGG ACATCAACAACCTGCCCAAGTTCGAGAAGTCCTTCTACAAGGAGCACCCTGATGTTTCTGCCCGCTCCGAGGCCGAAGTTGAGGCCTTCCGCAAGAAGTCCGAGATGGTTGTCCAAGGACGTGGTGTGCCTCGCCCTGTTGAGACCTTCGATGAGGCCGGCTTCCCTGCCTACGTTCTGTCTGAGGTGAAGGCCCAAGGTTTCGAGCGTCCCACAGCCATTCAGTCTCAGGGTTGGCCCATGGCCCTCTCTGGACGTGATGTTGTCGGTATCGCCGAGACTGGTTCCGGAAAGACTCTGTCTTACTGTCTTCCCGCTATCGTCCACATCAACGCCCAGCCTCTTTTGGCTCCCGGTGATGGCCCTATTGTTCTCATTCTGGCTCCCACTCGTGAGCTTGCTGTTCAGATTCAGACTGAAATCAGCAAGTTTGGCAAGTCCTCTCGCATTCGCAACACTTGCGTTTACGGTGGTGTTCCCAAGGGTCCTCAAATTCGCGACCTCTCCCGCGGTGTTGAGGTCTGCATTGCTACCCCTGGTCGTCTGATTGACATGCTTGAGGCTGGCCGCACCAACCTCCGTCGTGTTACCTACCTGGTTCTCGACGAGGCTGATCGTATGCTTGACATGGGTTTCGAGCCCCAAATTCGCAAGATCATTGGTCAAATTCGCCCTGACCGTCAGACTTGCATGTGGTCTGCTACCTGGCCCAAGGAGGTCCGTCAGCTGGCTAAGGACTTCCTCAACGACTACATTCAGGTCAACATTGGTTCCATGGATCTGTCGGCTAACCACCGCATCCATCAAATTGTCGAGGTTGTCCCCGAGTTCGAGAAGCGTGACCGCATGATCAAGCACATGGAAAAGATCATGGAGGACCGCTCCAACAAGATCATTATCTTCACTGGTACCAAGCGTATCGCTGACGAGATTACTCGTTTCCTGCGCCAGGACGGATGGCCCGCGCTTt CCATTCACGGTGACAAGCAGCAGCAAGAGCGTGACTGGGTTCTCAATGAATTCAAGTCGGGCAAGAGCCCCATCATGGTGGCCACTGACGTGGCTTCCCGTGGTATTG ATGTGCGCGACATCACTCATGTCCTGAACTACGACTACCCCAACAACTCGGAGGACTATGTCCACCGTATCGGTCGTACTGGCCGTGCCGGTGCCAAGGGTACCGCCATTACTTTCTTCACTACTGAAA ACTCCAAGCAAGCCCGTGATCTGGTCACTATTCTCACTGAGGCCAAGCAGCAGATTGACCCCCGTCTCGCCGAGATGGTCCGCTAcagcggcggtggcggtggtggtggtcgctGGGGCGGTCGTGGCCGTGGAGGCTGGGGTGGCCGTGGCcgcggtggcggcggcggcgtcACTGCCTCCAACGCTGCTCCCCTCGGCGGCGCCCGCCGATGGTAA